Proteins from a single region of Roseburia sp. 831b:
- a CDS encoding IS110 family transposase — MSFKILKNNCCGLDVHKTWIYACIGITDSLKRTEYKEARFSSFTKGLQELCDWLSKYNCTDVCMESTGKYWIPVFNVLEKNNIWVTLSHPKYTKPQKGNKTDRKDAKWICDLYMCGMVKPSFIPPADIRELRDLVRYRFKLTCMITGEKNRAHNCLTVSNLKLDDVFSDIFGKSSRSITEQILQHPGETFDVSPFVDSRCKTPTEEIQAAVDGAISKQQAVKLRQCLNHIDELEMHKVEIEREIFRLSDKYESILNLIRTVPGFDKTPMTAIQVLSEIGGDMSVFPTAKNLISWAGCCPRNDQSNHKIKSTRISRAGSYFKPVLVQVANALIKSKKHPEFTNRYRRIKARRGHKKAIIAICRMILTAIWHILTDLKPYTPEGFLESRPVNKSKVLTTSQALNLMKQRGYIIKDDVVPVT, encoded by the coding sequence TTGTCGTTTAAAATTCTCAAAAATAACTGTTGTGGTCTTGACGTCCACAAAACCTGGATCTATGCCTGTATCGGCATAACTGATTCCCTGAAACGTACCGAGTATAAAGAAGCCCGCTTTTCTTCCTTTACCAAAGGTCTGCAGGAGCTGTGTGACTGGCTTTCCAAATACAACTGTACGGATGTCTGCATGGAATCTACCGGTAAGTACTGGATCCCTGTTTTTAATGTTCTGGAGAAGAATAACATCTGGGTTACTCTTTCCCACCCCAAATATACCAAACCGCAAAAAGGCAACAAGACTGACCGCAAGGATGCTAAATGGATTTGTGACCTATATATGTGTGGAATGGTAAAACCTTCCTTTATTCCACCGGCTGACATCCGTGAATTAAGAGATTTAGTAAGATACCGTTTCAAACTCACTTGTATGATCACCGGTGAGAAGAATCGTGCTCATAACTGTCTTACTGTTTCTAACTTAAAACTGGATGATGTCTTTTCTGATATATTTGGTAAATCCTCCCGTTCCATTACGGAACAGATTTTACAACACCCTGGGGAAACATTTGATGTGTCACCTTTTGTGGATAGCAGATGTAAGACTCCTACCGAAGAAATACAAGCTGCTGTTGATGGTGCCATATCCAAACAACAAGCTGTAAAGCTCAGACAATGTTTAAATCACATTGATGAATTAGAAATGCACAAAGTAGAAATAGAACGGGAAATCTTTCGTCTCAGTGATAAGTATGAAAGCATTCTCAATCTTATACGAACCGTACCTGGATTCGATAAGACCCCAATGACTGCTATTCAGGTGCTTTCTGAAATCGGAGGTGATATGTCTGTCTTCCCCACAGCTAAAAACCTCATATCATGGGCTGGATGTTGTCCCCGTAATGATCAAAGCAATCATAAAATCAAATCCACTAGGATTTCCCGTGCTGGTTCTTATTTTAAACCAGTTTTGGTGCAAGTTGCAAATGCTTTAATCAAATCCAAGAAACACCCAGAATTTACAAACCGTTATCGACGTATAAAAGCACGTCGTGGTCACAAGAAAGCTATCATTGCCATCTGTCGTATGATCCTGACCGCTATCTGGCACATACTCACAGATCTAAAACCATATACGCCTGAAGGTTTTCTTGAATCGCGACCTGTGAATAAATCCAAAGTATTGACTACTTCACAGGCACTTAATTTAATGAAGCAGCGAGGCTACATTATCAAAGATGATGTTGTTCCTGTTACCTGA
- a CDS encoding MATE family efflux transporter, whose translation MSTIGKKSMDMTQGPLWNKILIFALPLAASSILQQLFNSVDTAVVGRFASSQALAAVGSNSSFISLLINLFIGISLGSNVVIAHYIGQKAEQNIQAAIHTAIVVALLSGFFVMVLGQFIARPVLLLMGTPEDVIDLAVLYLRIYLIGMPFMMLYDFGSSILRSTGDSRRPLYSLIVAGVVNTVLNLILVIVFHLGVSGVAIATVISNIVSSGIILYVLLHEQEPIRLEWKKLAINVKEFKKILTIGIPAGLQGMMFSIANVCIQSAINSFGSEAVAGSAAALNYEFFSYFMVNAFAQATVTFTSQNYGAGEQDRCKKIFRISMLFAMVSCGFLSSIFVLNRGFFLRLYSTDSRVLVYANQRLLIATTLELLTAVYEVSAGAMRGLGHSLLPAIITFLGSCVLRLIWIATMCHRVHEFWVLMIIYPISWVITGIAMMIAYTITKKKSFR comes from the coding sequence ATGAGTACAATAGGAAAAAAATCAATGGATATGACGCAGGGACCATTGTGGAATAAAATTTTGATTTTTGCGTTGCCGCTCGCTGCGAGCAGTATCTTACAGCAGTTGTTTAATTCCGTGGACACTGCGGTGGTGGGACGGTTTGCAAGTAGCCAGGCATTGGCTGCGGTTGGGAGCAACAGCTCTTTCATCTCGCTTTTGATTAATCTTTTTATTGGAATTTCACTTGGGTCAAATGTTGTAATTGCACACTACATCGGACAAAAGGCCGAACAGAATATTCAGGCTGCGATACATACGGCAATTGTAGTTGCATTGCTCAGTGGTTTCTTCGTCATGGTATTGGGGCAGTTCATTGCAAGACCGGTACTGCTTTTGATGGGAACACCGGAGGATGTCATTGATTTGGCAGTACTATATCTTAGAATCTATCTGATTGGCATGCCTTTCATGATGTTATATGATTTTGGCTCTTCGATTCTTAGAAGTACCGGGGACAGCAGACGTCCACTTTACAGTTTGATTGTTGCCGGGGTTGTTAATACGGTGTTAAACCTGATTTTGGTCATCGTATTTCATTTGGGGGTATCTGGTGTTGCAATTGCGACGGTAATTTCAAATATAGTAAGTTCCGGCATCATTTTATATGTTCTGCTTCATGAGCAGGAGCCAATCCGGTTGGAATGGAAAAAGCTTGCCATCAATGTCAAAGAGTTTAAGAAAATTTTAACAATTGGGATTCCAGCAGGATTACAGGGAATGATGTTTTCTATCGCAAACGTTTGTATTCAAAGTGCCATCAACAGTTTCGGTTCAGAGGCGGTTGCCGGTTCTGCGGCTGCGCTCAACTATGAATTTTTCTCTTATTTTATGGTAAATGCGTTTGCACAGGCGACGGTAACCTTTACCAGCCAGAATTACGGAGCAGGGGAGCAGGACAGATGTAAGAAAATTTTTCGTATTTCCATGCTTTTTGCGATGGTATCCTGTGGATTTTTATCGAGTATCTTTGTGTTAAACCGTGGATTTTTCTTACGCTTATATTCGACGGATTCCAGGGTGTTAGTTTATGCAAACCAAAGACTTTTGATTGCAACGACCCTGGAATTGCTGACGGCAGTCTATGAAGTGAGTGCAGGAGCGATGCGAGGATTGGGTCATTCTCTTCTTCCGGCAATCATTACGTTTTTAGGTTCCTGTGTTCTTCGGTTAATCTGGATTGCAACCATGTGCCATAGGGTGCATGAATTCTGGGTACTTATGATTATCTATCCGATTTCCTGGGTGATAACAGGAATTGCAATGATGATTGCTTATACGATTACAAAGAAAAAAAGCTTCCGTTAG
- a CDS encoding MFS transporter, which produces MKLSYKATTYACFMGYVVQAIVNSFVPLLFVTFQKSYGIPLSEITLLITINFVIQLLVDMLSAGFIDKIGYRASVILAHIFAALGLGLLTVLPEVFENSFVGILLSVSVYAIGGGLLEVLVSPIIEACPTDNKESAMSLLHSFYCWGCTGVVLLSTIFFSLFGTGNWKILTLFWLLIPIGNLILFTKVPIYSLQEEGECGMSFVELVKEKTFWFLMVMMLCAGAAEQSVSQWASTFAEEGLGITKTVGDLVGPMSLSILMGLSRLLYGKYGEKLDLDRFMKASSFLCILSYLGIALVPFPMVELICCGICGFSVGILWPGTFSKASASLRRGGTVLFAMLALAGDLGCSGGPTLVGFVSSAWNNNLRAGILAGIVFPTLLFAGLSFSGKRQKNEK; this is translated from the coding sequence ATGAAATTAAGTTATAAGGCAACGACATACGCCTGTTTTATGGGCTATGTAGTGCAGGCAATTGTGAACAGTTTTGTCCCGCTTTTGTTTGTCACCTTTCAAAAAAGTTATGGCATACCGCTGTCGGAGATTACACTTTTGATTACGATTAATTTTGTAATCCAACTGTTGGTTGATATGTTGTCAGCCGGTTTTATTGATAAAATTGGATATCGGGCGTCAGTGATTCTGGCGCATATATTCGCAGCACTGGGGCTTGGATTGCTTACGGTTTTGCCGGAAGTTTTTGAGAATTCTTTTGTTGGAATTCTGTTGTCTGTATCTGTTTATGCGATTGGCGGCGGTTTGTTAGAGGTGCTGGTCAGCCCGATTATTGAAGCATGCCCGACCGATAATAAGGAGAGTGCGATGAGTTTGTTACATTCTTTTTATTGCTGGGGATGCACGGGTGTTGTGTTGCTCTCTACCATTTTCTTTTCCTTGTTTGGAACCGGAAACTGGAAGATTTTGACATTATTTTGGCTGCTCATTCCAATTGGAAATCTGATTCTTTTTACAAAAGTGCCAATATACAGTTTGCAGGAAGAGGGAGAGTGTGGCATGAGCTTTGTCGAGCTTGTGAAAGAAAAGACATTCTGGTTTTTGATGGTGATGATGCTTTGTGCCGGTGCAGCAGAGCAGTCCGTAAGCCAGTGGGCATCCACGTTTGCGGAGGAAGGACTTGGAATCACCAAGACAGTCGGCGACCTTGTAGGACCAATGTCCCTTTCCATTTTAATGGGGCTTTCCAGACTCCTTTATGGAAAATACGGAGAAAAGTTAGATTTGGATCGTTTTATGAAAGCGAGCAGTTTTCTTTGCATCCTGTCCTACTTAGGTATCGCATTGGTACCGTTTCCAATGGTAGAACTGATTTGTTGTGGCATATGCGGATTCTCCGTTGGTATTTTGTGGCCAGGAACCTTTAGCAAGGCGTCCGCATCTTTAAGAAGAGGCGGAACAGTACTTTTTGCCATGCTTGCCCTTGCGGGAGATTTAGGATGCTCCGGTGGACCAACTTTGGTAGGATTTGTCTCGAGTGCATGGAACAATAACCTTCGTGCGGGAATTTTGGCGGGAATCGTGTTCCCGACCCTGCTTTTTGCCGGTTTGAGTTTTAGTGGAAAAAGGCAGAAAAATGAGAAATAA
- a CDS encoding DUF5808 domain-containing protein, which produces MINLIYFVTMYPILILFYFVIKWTYKTEKDSLFAVTMKPEWKETKEVQQVISDFKKEMKRDFWILMLVPFTSLLTRHFSIQTTIWMIWLFASIVIMYVPFAKGNKKLKEWKKEHNVYEEASMEKYVELKAAGGIRRVSFFPFFLPTLLGFVAVGLDGIFPYLYQYWYSTAMIPEKGVSIAALEIAACSIIFWICAVVMDRQPAEVISSDSDVNVNYARAKKNVWKNFWLICVWGNTGFTITIVLASFFTENAVTILIFGAILYAVIILVLAILLIRSLQHIEKHYEAKHDMTSVTDEDDNWIFGMFYYNPGDKRTVVNKKVGIGTTLNMATPIGKVTSIFTTIVLLALPVLCIWLISEEFTPIHLDIKDDTLRAVHLRTEYQIDTDDIENLKMITELPKWSKSEGTGMDNLEKGTYYIRNVGKCQVFLNPQNSEFLYFQADGTDYYMSGYDDVQTEAIYETLQNK; this is translated from the coding sequence ATGATAAATCTAATATATTTTGTGACCATGTATCCAATCTTAATATTGTTCTACTTTGTAATAAAGTGGACTTACAAGACGGAGAAAGATTCTTTGTTTGCAGTTACAATGAAACCGGAATGGAAGGAGACAAAAGAAGTACAACAGGTGATTTCTGATTTTAAAAAGGAGATGAAACGGGATTTTTGGATTCTTATGCTGGTTCCATTTACGAGTCTTTTGACCAGACATTTTTCCATTCAGACGACAATCTGGATGATATGGCTGTTTGCATCTATTGTCATCATGTATGTACCATTTGCAAAAGGAAATAAGAAGTTAAAAGAGTGGAAAAAAGAGCACAATGTCTATGAAGAGGCAAGCATGGAAAAATATGTAGAGCTAAAAGCTGCGGGTGGAATACGAAGAGTAAGCTTTTTCCCATTTTTCCTGCCAACACTCCTTGGCTTTGTGGCGGTTGGTTTGGATGGCATTTTCCCCTATCTATATCAATACTGGTATTCGACAGCTATGATTCCGGAAAAAGGCGTCAGTATTGCGGCACTTGAAATTGCAGCCTGCAGCATCATTTTCTGGATTTGTGCCGTTGTGATGGACCGGCAGCCAGCTGAAGTCATAAGCAGTGACAGTGATGTGAATGTGAATTATGCCAGAGCAAAAAAGAATGTGTGGAAGAATTTTTGGCTGATTTGTGTCTGGGGAAATACCGGCTTTACAATTACAATTGTACTTGCATCATTTTTCACGGAAAATGCAGTGACAATTCTGATATTTGGTGCTATACTCTATGCGGTTATAATTCTGGTGCTTGCAATTCTTCTGATAAGAAGCTTACAACATATCGAAAAGCACTATGAGGCGAAGCATGATATGACGTCCGTGACCGATGAGGATGACAATTGGATTTTCGGAATGTTTTATTACAATCCGGGGGATAAACGGACAGTGGTGAATAAAAAGGTAGGAATTGGCACTACGTTAAATATGGCAACGCCGATTGGAAAGGTGACGAGTATCTTTACGACCATCGTCTTACTCGCACTTCCAGTTCTTTGTATCTGGCTGATATCAGAGGAATTTACACCGATTCATCTGGATATAAAAGACGACACGCTCCGTGCGGTACATCTTCGGACAGAGTATCAGATTGACACGGACGACATTGAGAATCTTAAGATGATTACCGAACTTCCGAAGTGGAGCAAGTCCGAGGGAACGGGCATGGACAATCTGGAAAAAGGGACTTACTATATTCGCAATGTTGGAAAATGCCAGGTGTTTTTAAATCCGCAAAACAGTGAATTCCTCTATTTTCAGGCGGATGGAACCGATTATTATATGAGCGGATATGATGATGTGCAGACGGAAGCAATTTATGAAACGCTGCAAAATAAATAA
- a CDS encoding GntR family transcriptional regulator, translating into MILSINEMSEIPIYQQLRNQIVLGISDGRLSPGEQLPTVRALAEEIGINSMTVNKAYALLKQEGYIYADRRNGARVRLEFPQSKQLSEKSRELLQQIVSEAKVCGMTKEDFFTECEKIFGE; encoded by the coding sequence ATGATTCTTTCAATCAATGAGATGTCGGAAATCCCCATTTATCAGCAGCTTCGCAACCAGATTGTGCTTGGAATTTCCGATGGAAGGCTTTCACCGGGGGAGCAGCTTCCGACTGTCCGGGCATTAGCGGAAGAAATCGGAATCAATTCCATGACTGTAAATAAAGCGTATGCGCTCTTAAAACAGGAAGGTTATATCTATGCGGACAGGCGGAATGGCGCACGTGTGCGGTTAGAATTCCCGCAAAGTAAGCAGCTAAGCGAGAAGTCGAGGGAACTTTTGCAGCAGATTGTATCGGAGGCAAAGGTCTGTGGTATGACCAAGGAGGATTTTTTCACAGAGTGTGAAAAAATATTTGGAGAATAA
- a CDS encoding MATE family efflux transporter translates to MTKNSFLDSILKIALPVTVQCMLKASFSIVDQVMIGQLGSESISGIGLGGKFASIHGVVLGAVTAAAAIMISQYIGQKKEKKIQRSFWVNFLVAMLIAFFFTAISLGFTQPILSCYTKDLATREIGETYLRIYAWSFFPAALAGMAETMLCCMEAAVFPLIASITSLICNTALNYVLIFGKFGFPELGVTGAAIASVISQILGCILTYIFLFFMLRKKNIRLAFDLHFQKAEYLSYAKILLPLLACEFMWSLGENIYSGIYGNIGTKQCAAMTMTSPIQCLMVGALSGLAKAAGIMVGKSLGNQEYEQAYKDSKKLMRYGFLASVVLSVVLLLAGKQYTNIYNVEPEVRQICYQLLIVFAIVCPIKVQNMILGGGILRSGGKTNYVLGIDLIGTWGFGVPLGLISAFVLKLPIPAVYFILSLEEGVRLFLSYFLFHKKIWMQKI, encoded by the coding sequence ATGACAAAAAATTCTTTTTTAGATAGTATTCTTAAGATTGCACTTCCGGTTACGGTTCAATGTATGCTAAAAGCGTCGTTTAGCATTGTAGACCAGGTCATGATTGGACAGCTTGGCAGTGAAAGTATTTCTGGTATCGGATTAGGTGGAAAATTTGCATCCATCCACGGAGTGGTACTAGGAGCCGTTACGGCAGCCGCAGCAATCATGATTTCCCAGTATATCGGACAGAAAAAGGAAAAAAAGATACAAAGAAGTTTTTGGGTCAACTTCTTAGTCGCCATGTTAATTGCCTTTTTCTTTACAGCGATATCGCTTGGTTTTACACAGCCAATCTTAAGCTGTTATACAAAGGATCTTGCGACAAGAGAGATTGGAGAAACCTATTTAAGAATTTATGCGTGGTCATTTTTCCCGGCAGCGTTGGCAGGAATGGCAGAGACCATGTTATGTTGTATGGAAGCAGCGGTATTTCCGTTGATTGCAAGTATTACATCACTGATTTGTAATACGGCACTCAACTATGTCCTTATTTTTGGAAAATTTGGATTCCCGGAACTCGGTGTGACAGGGGCTGCAATTGCAAGCGTAATCTCCCAGATTCTAGGATGTATTCTTACCTATATTTTTCTGTTTTTTATGCTTAGAAAAAAGAATATACGGCTTGCATTTGACCTTCATTTTCAAAAGGCAGAGTATCTTTCCTATGCAAAAATTTTGCTGCCACTATTGGCATGTGAATTTATGTGGAGCCTTGGGGAAAATATTTACTCTGGAATTTATGGAAACATTGGAACAAAGCAGTGTGCGGCGATGACAATGACTTCGCCAATCCAGTGTCTGATGGTCGGTGCGTTATCCGGTCTTGCAAAGGCCGCAGGTATTATGGTTGGTAAGTCACTTGGAAATCAGGAGTACGAGCAGGCTTATAAAGATTCTAAAAAGTTAATGCGGTATGGTTTTCTGGCATCTGTGGTACTGTCGGTTGTATTGCTTTTGGCGGGAAAGCAGTACACCAATATTTATAATGTCGAACCCGAAGTACGTCAGATTTGCTATCAGCTTCTGATTGTGTTTGCAATTGTATGCCCGATTAAGGTGCAGAATATGATTTTAGGCGGTGGAATTTTACGAAGTGGTGGAAAAACCAATTATGTGTTGGGAATTGATTTGATCGGAACCTGGGGATTTGGTGTACCGCTTGGTCTTATCTCTGCTTTTGTCCTGAAATTACCGATTCCAGCGGTGTATTTTATCCTTTCCCTGGAAGAGGGAGTAAGACTGTTTCTTTCCTATTTTCTTTTTCATAAAAAAATCTGGATGCAAAAAATATAG
- a CDS encoding AraC family transcriptional regulator, protein MKHTAQPHPDKEPVILPDGQEVKTHGSATIPFAVYRGVIPDFMPSYPLHYHEEIEFIYCVSGSGIISVDGTDCLISPKEIAVILPNQIHSITSVNEPFEYYNVLFRFSMLEQEQEDNFIYQEYFAPFANGSESVFPLQKKDSPSCVEMTMHLLPLIREQNNVTILTIKSHLFALMASLCEIAVPSAQHATYNEKARTFLRTVIPYINTHFCEQIPISDISTLCGYSESHFMKLFRDLTGTSFSQYLIHFRLEKAAYLLRTTQKSVLEIATLCGFSNASYFTRAFLKQYHKKPSDYRKFY, encoded by the coding sequence ATGAAACACACAGCACAGCCTCATCCGGACAAGGAACCTGTCATTCTTCCGGACGGGCAGGAGGTAAAAACACATGGAAGTGCCACCATCCCCTTTGCGGTTTACCGTGGCGTTATCCCAGATTTCATGCCTTCCTATCCGCTTCATTATCACGAAGAAATCGAGTTTATCTACTGTGTTTCGGGCAGTGGCATCATCAGCGTGGACGGCACTGACTGCCTCATTTCACCAAAAGAAATCGCCGTCATTTTGCCGAACCAGATTCATTCCATCACATCTGTAAACGAACCCTTTGAGTATTATAATGTTCTGTTTCGCTTTTCGATGTTAGAGCAGGAACAGGAGGATAATTTTATCTATCAGGAATACTTTGCACCGTTTGCAAACGGAAGCGAATCCGTTTTTCCTTTGCAAAAGAAAGACAGCCCTTCGTGTGTCGAAATGACAATGCACCTTCTCCCGCTTATCCGTGAACAAAACAATGTTACCATTTTAACAATCAAATCACATCTTTTTGCATTGATGGCAAGCTTATGTGAGATTGCGGTTCCATCCGCACAACACGCCACCTACAACGAAAAGGCACGTACTTTTTTAAGAACGGTGATTCCCTACATCAATACACACTTTTGTGAACAGATTCCGATTTCTGACATCAGCACGCTCTGCGGTTACAGCGAAAGTCACTTCATGAAACTGTTCCGGGACTTGACCGGCACAAGTTTTTCGCAATATCTGATTCATTTTCGCCTGGAAAAAGCCGCATATCTGTTGCGGACAACCCAAAAATCGGTTCTTGAAATCGCAACCCTATGCGGCTTTTCTAATGCATCCTACTTTACAAGGGCCTTTCTAAAACAATATCATAAAAAGCCCTCTGACTATCGGAAATTTTATTAA